From one Streptomyces sp. ICC1 genomic stretch:
- a CDS encoding NUDIX domain-containing protein has translation MRIPRQAARIVVLDPDGSVFLFRENNVEVGIHWLPPGGGIDPGETPEECVRRELREETGWTDLEPRRLLCTWEHDFTHQGIPVRQHEHIYVTDGPHRDPVPESPDAHWRWLSPQSLATLGEPLWPPRLAELLVEAPADPVHLGLLA, from the coding sequence ATGCGAATTCCACGGCAGGCAGCGCGAATCGTCGTCCTCGACCCCGACGGATCGGTGTTTCTGTTCCGGGAGAACAACGTGGAGGTCGGCATCCACTGGCTGCCGCCGGGCGGTGGGATCGATCCCGGGGAGACGCCTGAGGAGTGCGTGCGGCGGGAGCTGCGGGAAGAGACCGGGTGGACGGACCTGGAGCCGCGGCGGCTGCTCTGCACCTGGGAGCACGACTTCACCCACCAGGGCATCCCCGTGCGCCAGCACGAGCACATCTACGTCACCGACGGTCCCCACCGCGACCCCGTCCCGGAGTCCCCCGACGCCCACTGGCGCTGGCTGTCGCCGCAAAGCCTCGCGACCCTCGGTGAACCGCTGTGGCCCCCGCGACTCGCCGAGCTGCTGGTCGAAGCCCCCGCCGATCCCGTGCACTTGGGGCTGCTGGCCTGA
- a CDS encoding trypsin-like serine protease: MDKRTVVTAVLCAMAALGASAAMTKVVPVDEGKAPAHAKAAPPTTSSTTRPSQSQPPKQPQLSTSPSPTPSAPLPAAGGPATFAGALFEGDVTGAHFCTATVVHSPGRNLIVTAGHCLLAGRAGEGGAIFAPAYADGRAPYGTWKIAEVFEDPHWADDTDDDYDLAFARLAPDASGRNIEDVTGAAVLDTTGRTGEEVTVTGYPADRKVARTCTSRAVRITATEQRFDCADFPGGTSGSAWIAGDGKIIGILTGGDTDDVSTSTILADYAAALYARATGAAGAADATGAGGTVGGDAR; this comes from the coding sequence GTGGACAAGCGGACCGTGGTGACCGCGGTGTTGTGCGCGATGGCGGCGCTGGGTGCGTCCGCTGCGATGACGAAGGTGGTGCCGGTCGATGAGGGCAAGGCCCCCGCGCACGCGAAGGCGGCACCCCCGACGACGTCCTCCACTACCCGCCCGTCGCAATCGCAACCACCGAAGCAACCTCAGCTGTCGACCAGCCCGAGCCCCACGCCGTCGGCTCCGCTCCCCGCGGCGGGCGGGCCGGCGACTTTCGCCGGGGCGCTGTTCGAGGGCGATGTGACCGGGGCTCACTTCTGTACGGCCACCGTCGTGCACAGCCCCGGGCGGAATCTGATCGTCACCGCGGGCCACTGCCTGCTCGCGGGCCGGGCCGGCGAAGGCGGGGCGATCTTCGCACCCGCGTACGCGGACGGGCGCGCCCCGTACGGCACCTGGAAGATCGCCGAGGTCTTCGAAGACCCCCACTGGGCCGACGACACGGACGACGACTACGACCTCGCCTTCGCCCGCCTCGCCCCCGACGCCTCCGGCCGCAACATCGAGGACGTCACCGGCGCCGCCGTCCTGGACACCACGGGCCGCACGGGCGAGGAGGTCACGGTCACCGGCTACCCGGCGGACCGCAAGGTCGCGCGCACCTGCACGTCGCGCGCGGTCCGCATCACCGCCACGGAACAGCGCTTCGACTGCGCGGACTTCCCGGGCGGCACGAGCGGCAGTGCGTGGATCGCCGGCGACGGCAAGATCATCGGCATCCTGACGGGCGGGGACACGGACGACGTCTCGACGAGCACGATCCTGGCCGACTACGCGGCCGCGCTGTACGCGCGGGCGACGGGCGCGGCGGGTGCGGCGGACGCCACGGGCGCGGGAGGCACGGTGGGCGGCGACGCCCGCTGA